In the genome of Kluyveromyces marxianus DMKU3-1042 DNA, complete genome, chromosome 1, one region contains:
- the SIP3 gene encoding Sip3p produces the protein MTSDTVQERGNKLSKLTALGLREAALDSPVFRTSVNHFHTQVLELENWIQENTNLSKNAGLVQTRRDEESLINRLLPPLSFLNNGLVENQTYTPSMVNEFQEALNTFSSSISTLMYGNPETYLTTYLDILIKVVKPYKEARENFDYYQGRYDSLNKNYHDIKVSSLISADSIREKAMELYDIRNLYKNASFDLIWNIGKIQMKLDDLISKMIELTIPSTSQKETSKKYRINISHELEHEYSQYRKWTDTITNCVENYNDELHKAKLEINKSFESHYSPPEDLKTYDISTINSNLLKPEEIPQEFKKSGWLFVKTKARTSGKVTWLKRWCFLENGMFGMLMPSPSKLYVEESDKFGILLITCNYNPQEDRRYCFDLKIMNTEDSSSLQDIIITMQAETLKDLSEWMNLFNYAKKEALKLDKDSPEVTTLLSRVSPTFVEFACSSTTQIDFQTTSISEHKTHSLLNIIQANPNKVNDFGVFQDPTFRFPVMTQMTKLAVIARAFVIDQGITNAISANIWGISSSYPPPSTKPTFEVKFMSSMSDWNPIVYPSYYPEKYKSGDLLFRSVFNGFIKYENTDKELFLFKETCIFYPNENKRYPSTMFVTSNTLYFYVNFLGFISLSSYPFRSIISVSVVQDKNTKSNPVVEIELKHKRKIAIEVFYSDPYCLCEKILTNLENNLKNSEARADQLIKKLEKKDHMFTKTAVQNTQNLMPELSLLRVLNVDKMNLRQRQQQFQLEHDAYFKMDFNAPSRALMHLAFGDKSTVFHECTFLSRSKVERDAVGPWIIDPETKKVVRKMRISLKLARPFVSANTVSFSASSPYSYMDILQSINKTSENFYYEVDQSTGYFSLPFTKLFHVNTKYVIINHRKDDYISTSQKDTTTSCTLYTYYNVVFVNKTTLETVSSLNFIDSLIKVMVLSILRNESRILKHVLSSYVGKLGNSSKIVKSMRLGGQIGVSEHQNAPYKDYLKQSASNQVVYSKMLVFKLVLKWLILFWSKLCINAIRFFFSMVYGLMTNLMMLNKLVVGMLLISIVLNLSLSKRATFEYWAFKKAEKYADSVIDMKSMNMERSVSLDQLSILTKELTYKTDVLESFISENAKNKPSYQKIRNEMALKRNELLVELSLLNNIEKELIGNDFKMFLIKEIEKCNTVRTNYKDAIINNTELQKYCFTCEDQLKYFTDLL, from the coding sequence ACACCTTTTCTTCCAGCATATCTACACTTATGTATGGGAATCCTGAAACATATTTGACAACTTATCTTGACATCTTGATTAAGGTGGTAAAGCCGTATAAGGAAGCTCGGGAGAATTTCGATTATTATCAAGGACGGTATGACTCTTTAAATAAGAATTATCACGATATTAAGGTTTCTTCTCTAATTAGTGCAGATAGCATTCGCGAGAAAGCTATGGAATTATACGATATAAGGAACCTTTACAAAAATGCTTCATTCGATCTAATATGGAACATAGGGAAAATTCAGATGAAATTGGATGACCTCATTTCCAAAATGATTGAGTTAACCATACCTTCCACATCGCAGAAGGAGACTTCTAAAAAGTACCGCATCAATATATCTCATGAATTGGAGCATGAATACAGTCAGTACAGGAAGTGGACCGACACTATTACTAATTGTGTGGAAAATTATAACGATGAGTTGCATAAGGCCAAACTGGAAATCAACAAGAGCTTCGAGAGTCATTATTCTCCTCCTGAAGATCTGAAAACTTACGATATATCTACTATTAACAGCAATTTGTTgaaaccagaagaaatacCACAAGAATTTAAAAAGTCAGGTTGGCTTTTTGTTAAGACTAAGGCAAGAACTAGTGGAAAAGTAACATGGTTAAAGAGATGGTGTTTCTTAGAGAACGGAATGTTTGGCATGTTGATGCCATCACCTTCCAAATTGtatgttgaagaaagtgaCAAATTTGGAATTCTATTGATAACATGTAATTATAATCCGCAAGAAGACAGAAGATACTGCTTTGATCTCAAAATCATGAATACCGAAGATTCTTCATCGTTACAAGATATCATAATCACAATGCAAGCAGAAACTCTCAAGGACCTATCTGAATGGATGAATCTATTCAATTATGCAAAAAAGGAAGCACTAAAGCTAGATAAAGATAGCCCAGAAGTGACTACATTATTATCTAGGGTCTCTCCAACATTCGTGGAATTTGCTTGCTCCTCAACTACTCAAATAGATTTTCAAACCACATCAATCTCCGAACATAAAACACATTCTTTGCTCAATATTATACAAGCAAACCCAAATAAAGTAAACGATTTCGGAGTATTCCAGGATCCAACCTTTAGATTCCCTGTTATGACACAAATGACTAAATTAGCTGTTATCGCCCGGGCCTTCGTTATTGACCAGGGCATAACCAACGCAATATCAGCTAACATATGGGgaatatcatcttcataCCCACCCCCTTCTACGAAACCAACTTTCGAAGTTAAATTCATGTCAAGCATGTCCGACTGGAATCCTATCGTATATCCGTCATATTACCCCGAAAAATATAAGTCTGGCGATTTACTGTTCAGAAGCGTTTTTAATGGGTTCATAAAGTATGAAAACACCGACAAAgaattgtttcttttcaaagagacATGCATATTCTatccaaatgaaaataaaagatatcCTTCAACGATGTTCGTAACCTCTAATACGTTGTACTTCTACGTTAACTTTTTAGGATTCATATCCTTATCGTCATATCCATTCCGCAGTATCATTTCTGTATCAGTTGTTCAAGAtaaaaataccaaaagTAACCCAGTAGTCGAAATTGAGCTGAAGCATAAACGTAAAATTGCTATCGAAGTATTCTACAGTGATCCATACTGTCTATGCGAAAAGATTTTAACCAATTTAGAGAATAACCTTAAGAATAGCGAGGCAAGAGCAGATCAATTAATCAAAAAgttagaaaaaaaagatcatATGTTCACTAAAACTGCTGTCCAAAATACTCAGAATTTAATGCCAGAACTATCGCTTCTACGAGTATTGAATGTTGATAAAATGAATCTCAGACAAAGACAGCAACAATTCCAGTTGGAGCACGATGCATATTTTAAGATGGACTTCAACGCTCCAAGTAGAGCTTTAATGCATTTGGCTTTTGGTGATAAATCAACAGTATTCCATGAATGCACATTTTTGTCTAGGTCTAAGGTTGAGCGTGATGCAGTCGGACCCTGGATTATTGACCctgaaaccaaaaaagtCGTTCGAAAAATGAGGATTAGTCTAAAGCTAGCCAGACCATTTGTTTCTGCCAATACTGTTAGTTTTTCTGCCAGCTCTCCATACAGTTATATGGATATATTGCAGAGTATCAATAAAACATCAGAAAACTTTTACTACGAAGTTGATCAGAGCACAgggtatttttctttaccatTTACCAAGCTATTTCATGTTAACACAAAATATGTTATAATCAATCATCGTAAAGATGATTATATCTCGACTTCACAGAAAGACACAACCACTTCGTGTACATTATACACATACTATAATGTGGTTTTTGTAAACAAAACCACATTAGAAACGGTTTCCTCGTTGAACTTTATCGATTCCTTAATCAAGGTTATGGTCTTATCTATATTACGAAACGAATCACGAATTTTGAAACATGTCCTTTCTTCTTATGTTGGAAAACTAGGAAACAGTTCTAAAATTGTGAAATCAATGCGACTTGGTGGTCAAATTGGAGTTTCCGAACATCAAAACGCCCCATACAAAGATTACCTAAAACAGTCTGCTTCCAATCAAGTGGTATACTCGAAAATGTTAGTTTTCAAACTAGTGCTCAAATGGCTGATTCTCTTCTGGTCAAAGCTTTGTATCAATGCGATtagattcttctttagtATGGTATATGGCCTAATGACAAACCTGATGATGTTAAACAAACTGGTTGTCGGTATGCTTTTGATATCTATTGTTTTGAATCTAAGTCTATCAAAGAGAGCAACTTTTGAATACTGGGCTTTCAAAAAAGCAGAAAAGTATGCCGACTCCGTTATTGATATGAAATCAATGAACATGGAAAGGTCGGTATCTCTAGACCAACTTTCAATTTTGACCAAAGAACTAACATATAAGACTGATGTCTTGGAATCTTTCATTTCTGAAAATGCAAAGAATAAGCCTTCCTACCAGAAAATCAGGAACGAAATGGCTTTGAAAAGGAATGAACTTCTCGTAGAACTCTCCTTATTAaataatattgaaaaggaGTTAATTGGAAATGATTTCAAAATGTTTTTGATCAAAGAGATTGAAAAGTGTAATACTGTGCGCACCAATTACAAGGATGCCATTATCAACAATACagaacttcaaaaataCTGTTTTACATGCGAGGATCAACTAAAATACTTTACTGATCTTCTCTAA